Proteins encoded together in one Kitasatospora albolonga window:
- a CDS encoding SAM-dependent methyltransferase, which translates to MLSGVGTKESWRKEVHRPATSTHKWWAKRLGTVFRGIITSAATPAGADAAGAYGSSLDLEGAVVLDPFSGSGVTGVEALKAGAKAVCFDINPVATLVQRQAIQPWDLGSLEAAYKEVESACRSEVDRLHCAEDGRTVLYYFWVAALGCPECSRKVHLFDSPVFSKNAYPKRVPKAQIVCPECLSVKESRYDFVAETCSNGHTISQRGAVRGQSATCGNGHSFKVLGALNGSPPVYEMYAKLVANSDGSKSYEAITDWDRALYDECVAMLAELSQSAVLPSSRLAPGNNTDQALKWNFREWRDFFNARQLISLSLIATAIRDLTGSAPEREALCALFSGTLEFNNLFTSFKGEGTGAVRHMFSHHVLKPERTPLEAHPWGTSQSSGAFSTLFKSRLRRAHEYKRKPVDLVDRGAGIERISGVSKPVGTSIADSWEAFVSSEGQAAYVATRNSAHMDIPDGSVDLIITDPPYMDNVHYAELADFFHAWLQHMQPYVGYSDATTTRRVGEVQHADPVEFRKAIEAVWTESARVLKPGGLLAFTFHQARISGWVQVVESLRCSGWVVMAVQPVKGEMTTSVVKAGSREPSNLDSVVVCRRAVDGATNPHSSAEEALAAVIRELTDLRDAQVDIGAGDIRSVVRGALLAYLASTGVDLDDSATAQVDFLATESIQKLLGSDSGSGGR; encoded by the coding sequence ATGCTCAGCGGTGTCGGAACGAAGGAATCCTGGCGCAAGGAAGTGCACCGTCCGGCCACCAGTACGCACAAGTGGTGGGCCAAGCGCCTCGGCACCGTATTCCGGGGGATCATTACGTCGGCGGCGACGCCTGCTGGAGCCGACGCCGCGGGAGCCTACGGATCGTCGCTCGATCTGGAGGGAGCGGTTGTGCTCGACCCGTTCTCCGGATCAGGTGTGACCGGTGTGGAAGCCCTTAAAGCCGGGGCCAAGGCTGTTTGTTTCGATATCAACCCTGTCGCAACGCTCGTTCAGCGCCAAGCTATTCAACCGTGGGATCTCGGTTCTCTTGAAGCTGCCTACAAGGAGGTCGAGTCGGCCTGTCGATCCGAGGTTGACCGGCTCCACTGCGCAGAGGACGGGAGGACGGTTCTCTACTACTTTTGGGTCGCGGCCCTCGGCTGCCCCGAGTGTTCCAGGAAAGTTCACCTGTTTGACTCGCCAGTTTTCTCCAAGAACGCGTACCCGAAACGAGTACCCAAAGCGCAAATTGTTTGTCCCGAGTGCCTCTCCGTCAAGGAGAGTCGGTACGACTTCGTCGCTGAGACCTGTTCGAATGGTCACACAATTTCGCAGCGCGGTGCGGTGCGGGGTCAGTCGGCGACATGCGGGAACGGTCACAGCTTCAAGGTCCTCGGCGCCCTGAACGGATCGCCACCGGTATACGAAATGTATGCCAAGCTGGTAGCCAACTCGGATGGCTCGAAGAGCTACGAAGCCATTACCGACTGGGATCGTGCACTCTACGACGAGTGTGTTGCCATGCTCGCAGAGCTATCACAGTCTGCCGTCCTTCCGAGCAGTCGGCTAGCTCCCGGAAATAATACTGACCAGGCCCTGAAGTGGAACTTTCGGGAGTGGCGTGATTTCTTCAACGCGCGTCAGCTGATCTCCCTCTCGCTGATTGCTACGGCGATTCGTGACCTGACTGGATCAGCTCCTGAACGCGAAGCGCTCTGTGCCCTGTTCTCAGGAACGCTTGAGTTCAATAACCTGTTCACATCATTCAAGGGTGAGGGGACAGGGGCTGTCCGGCATATGTTCAGCCATCACGTCCTGAAGCCGGAGCGAACTCCGCTGGAAGCGCACCCCTGGGGTACGTCGCAGTCCTCCGGCGCCTTCTCGACTCTCTTCAAGAGCCGTCTGCGGCGTGCTCACGAGTACAAGAGGAAACCCGTAGACCTCGTTGACAGGGGTGCAGGGATCGAGCGGATCTCCGGGGTGTCAAAGCCAGTGGGCACGAGCATTGCGGATTCGTGGGAGGCTTTCGTCTCCAGCGAAGGGCAGGCAGCCTATGTCGCCACCAGGAACTCGGCGCATATGGATATCCCGGATGGGTCGGTTGACCTGATCATTACTGATCCGCCCTACATGGACAACGTCCACTACGCGGAGCTCGCGGACTTCTTTCATGCGTGGCTCCAGCACATGCAGCCGTACGTCGGCTATTCCGATGCGACAACGACCCGTCGAGTGGGCGAGGTCCAGCATGCTGACCCGGTTGAATTCAGGAAGGCAATCGAGGCCGTATGGACCGAGTCGGCGAGAGTCTTGAAGCCGGGTGGTCTGCTGGCCTTCACGTTCCACCAGGCTCGGATCAGCGGGTGGGTGCAGGTAGTTGAGTCGCTACGCTGCTCCGGGTGGGTCGTGATGGCCGTCCAACCGGTGAAAGGTGAGATGACGACCAGCGTCGTCAAGGCTGGTTCCCGTGAACCCTCCAATCTCGATAGCGTTGTGGTGTGCCGCCGGGCTGTGGACGGGGCTACGAATCCTCATTCTTCGGCGGAGGAAGCTCTAGCGGCTGTTATCAGGGAGCTGACAGACCTTCGAGATGCCCAGGTCGATATCGGGGCAGGCGACATCAGATCAGTTGTCCGCGGTGCGCTTCTGGCCTATCTCGCGTCCACAGGCGTGGACCTTGATGATTCAGCCACCGCGCAGGTGGACTTCCTGGCAACAGAAAGCATTCAGAAGCTGCTTGGGTCCGATTCGGGTAGCGGCGGTCGCTGA
- a CDS encoding ABC transporter permease: MRGPRVYLLLAGAAFRAEFQYRGNLFINIIGGLFYQGVGLAFIWAVLDRFGQVGGWGLGEIAFLYGIRLTAHGLWLLPGHQLIHVDEVVIEGEYDRYLVRPVPPLVQLLTRRVRLSSLGDLAGGVVLLSIASASAPVDWSPGAIGFLLLAVVGGALVEGALQLAASALVFRMKRVSPIKFAIDMIFSDFGNYPLKIFGPVAGFGLTFVFPLAFVAYLPATVLMDRGEELAVPEWLAWGAPGIGVVLMYAAYRFWERQSRHYESSGH; the protein is encoded by the coding sequence ATGCGAGGACCGCGTGTCTATCTGCTGCTGGCCGGTGCGGCGTTCCGCGCCGAGTTCCAGTACCGGGGGAACCTGTTCATCAACATCATCGGCGGCCTGTTCTACCAGGGCGTCGGACTGGCCTTCATCTGGGCGGTGCTGGACCGCTTCGGGCAGGTCGGCGGCTGGGGACTGGGCGAGATCGCCTTCCTGTACGGGATCAGGCTCACCGCCCACGGCCTGTGGCTGCTCCCCGGCCACCAGCTGATCCACGTCGACGAGGTCGTCATCGAGGGCGAGTACGACCGCTACCTCGTCCGCCCGGTACCGCCCCTGGTCCAGCTCCTCACCCGCAGGGTACGGCTGAGCTCTCTCGGCGACCTGGCGGGCGGAGTGGTCCTCCTCTCCATCGCCTCGGCCTCCGCCCCGGTCGACTGGTCACCGGGAGCCATCGGCTTCCTCCTGCTCGCGGTGGTGGGCGGCGCACTGGTGGAAGGCGCCCTGCAACTGGCCGCCTCGGCCCTGGTCTTCCGGATGAAGCGGGTCTCCCCCATCAAGTTCGCCATCGACATGATCTTCAGCGACTTCGGCAACTACCCGCTGAAGATCTTCGGCCCGGTGGCGGGCTTCGGCCTGACCTTCGTCTTCCCGCTGGCCTTCGTCGCCTATCTGCCCGCGACCGTGCTGATGGACCGGGGAGAGGAGCTGGCGGTACCGGAGTGGCTCGCCTGGGGCGCCCCGGGTATCGGCGTGGTGCTCATGTACGCCGCGTACCGCTTCTGGGAACGGCAGTCCCGCCATTACGAGAGCAGCGGGCACTGA
- a CDS encoding DUF397 domain-containing protein: protein MTEHPQWFTSSYSANGGNCVELAVNLVASRGVVPVRDSKCVGGPVVDVRTGAFSAFVAGVRAGTFDAV from the coding sequence ATGACCGAGCACCCGCAGTGGTTCACGTCCTCGTACAGCGCTAACGGCGGCAACTGCGTCGAGCTGGCCGTCAATCTCGTCGCCTCGCGGGGCGTCGTGCCGGTCCGGGACTCGAAGTGCGTGGGCGGTCCGGTGGTCGACGTCCGTACGGGGGCGTTCTCCGCGTTCGTCGCAGGCGTGCGGGCCGGGACGTTCGACGCCGTGTGA
- a CDS encoding transcriptional regulator encodes MVNIKQLEPESSPQAAFGARIRQFREERGWTQDMLAPKIGYSSQHISAVETVRKPPTLRFSRKSDQAFGTTNTPDSFEREYAKMRSGALLEGFPEYVGYEGRAVEIRLYNLGLVPGLLQTPEYARAVAYGDVERGSITAEQADERVAFLAERQEALVRSRPPMVFVVMDESCLHQAVGGPEVMDAQLQRLEEVAARPNWIIQVAPFSMGVRRAFHLPVNLLTMDDRSIVAYAESQAQGYVERETSLVAPMFTTYHQMQGEALSKAASAARISQLRKGTS; translated from the coding sequence ATGGTCAACATCAAGCAACTGGAGCCGGAGAGCAGCCCGCAGGCGGCGTTCGGTGCCCGTATCCGGCAGTTTCGCGAGGAGCGGGGGTGGACCCAGGACATGCTGGCCCCGAAGATCGGGTACTCCAGCCAGCACATCTCGGCCGTGGAAACTGTTCGCAAACCGCCAACTCTGCGGTTTTCGCGGAAGTCTGACCAGGCATTTGGTACGACCAACACGCCCGATTCCTTCGAGCGCGAGTACGCCAAGATGAGGAGCGGGGCGCTGCTGGAGGGCTTCCCCGAGTACGTGGGGTACGAGGGGCGGGCGGTGGAGATCAGGCTCTACAACCTGGGCCTGGTTCCGGGGCTGTTACAGACTCCGGAGTACGCGCGGGCGGTGGCCTACGGGGACGTTGAACGTGGGTCCATCACCGCTGAACAGGCTGATGAGCGCGTCGCGTTCCTGGCGGAGCGGCAAGAGGCACTGGTTCGGTCGCGGCCGCCCATGGTGTTCGTCGTCATGGATGAGAGCTGTCTGCATCAGGCCGTCGGCGGGCCGGAGGTCATGGACGCCCAGCTGCAACGGCTGGAGGAGGTGGCCGCGCGGCCCAACTGGATCATCCAGGTCGCGCCGTTCAGCATGGGGGTGCGCAGGGCGTTCCATCTGCCGGTCAACCTGCTGACCATGGACGACCGCTCCATCGTCGCGTACGCCGAATCGCAGGCTCAGGGGTACGTCGAGCGTGAAACGTCATTGGTGGCGCCGATGTTCACGACCTACCATCAAATGCAGGGCGAGGCGTTGTCGAAGGCGGCGTCTGCGGCCAGGATCAGCCAGTTGCGAAAGGGCACCTCGTGA
- a CDS encoding transcriptional regulator, whose product MDPSRRSVLGVALLPVVLTLPDRPDAVGRMEAAQLGARTRIGLSDVHTVSAMTEQLSSMDDQFGGRVARPLAAAFLVNTVVPFLRTSGSDDVRRAMMSAAADLCYLTGYMAVDEGLHGLAQRYYLQALELAGASEDHLTFCTTLRGMSVQAVDLGQGPVAMRLADAAAAASPQAGPRMRAFLAGQQAHAAAQTGDRRSALMYLQEAEFAMDKAEARGKTFGSYDPASLSYHTSQVRFEMGDVHGAVVAMQESDRLRYSVYRRTRVKERAILAERQLSTGHLEAACKTWGFALDDYPLVNSGRIDKRMTDMFNLIRPHIRNHDAQALYERARETVRPELIPA is encoded by the coding sequence ATGGACCCTTCTCGCCGTAGCGTGCTGGGAGTTGCCCTGTTGCCTGTCGTGCTCACCCTGCCGGATCGGCCGGACGCAGTGGGCCGTATGGAGGCCGCGCAGCTAGGAGCTCGTACGCGCATCGGCTTGTCCGACGTGCACACCGTCTCCGCCATGACCGAGCAACTCTCCTCAATGGATGATCAGTTCGGGGGGCGCGTCGCCCGCCCCCTCGCCGCAGCGTTTCTGGTGAACACGGTTGTGCCGTTCCTGCGGACCAGCGGCTCCGACGACGTACGCAGAGCGATGATGTCGGCGGCGGCGGACCTCTGCTACCTCACGGGATACATGGCGGTCGACGAAGGGCTGCACGGGCTCGCCCAGCGCTACTATCTCCAGGCACTGGAGCTTGCCGGAGCGTCGGAGGATCACCTGACGTTCTGCACCACGCTCCGAGGGATGAGCGTGCAGGCCGTGGATCTGGGGCAAGGGCCGGTGGCCATGCGCCTCGCGGACGCCGCAGCGGCTGCGTCCCCTCAGGCCGGACCCCGGATGCGCGCCTTCCTCGCCGGACAACAGGCCCACGCGGCAGCGCAGACCGGTGACCGCCGCTCAGCCCTCATGTACTTGCAGGAAGCCGAATTCGCCATGGACAAGGCTGAAGCCCGGGGAAAGACCTTCGGCTCGTACGACCCTGCGTCCCTGAGCTATCACACCAGCCAGGTGCGGTTCGAAATGGGCGACGTACACGGCGCCGTTGTCGCCATGCAGGAATCGGACCGGCTGCGGTACAGCGTCTATCGCCGTACGCGTGTGAAGGAGCGAGCGATCCTCGCCGAGCGCCAATTGTCGACGGGGCACCTCGAAGCCGCCTGCAAGACGTGGGGGTTCGCGCTGGACGACTATCCCCTGGTCAACTCGGGGCGCATCGACAAGCGCATGACCGACATGTTCAACCTCATCCGCCCGCACATCAGGAACCACGATGCCCAAGCGCTGTACGAGCGGGCTCGGGAGACCGTCCGGCCTGAGCTGATTCCGGCATGA
- a CDS encoding methionine ABC transporter ATP-binding protein: MPVIEVADLVKEFSRTKRQEGSFAGIRTLLTREQVVKRAVDGVNFTVQQGEMVGYLGPNGAGKSTTIKMLTGILVPTSGTVTVAGATPWRDRSRNARRIGVVFGQRSQLWWDLPLRDSLWLISRLYDVPEARFRERQRQFSEVLGLGPFLDTPVRQLSLGQRMRGDLAAAMLYDPDILYLDEPTVGLDVIAKERIRTFVGELNRESGTTVVLTTHDLDDVEELCDRIILIDHGKVAYDGAVGELKTRYAPHRELVVQTDRLESVEGAEVVRREDGKVWLRFDPVRTPPAELVAAVLAQHQVTDLSIVEPELESVIHRIYADRG; this comes from the coding sequence ATGCCCGTCATCGAAGTGGCAGACCTCGTCAAGGAGTTCAGCCGGACCAAACGGCAGGAGGGCAGCTTCGCGGGCATCCGTACGCTGCTGACGCGTGAGCAGGTCGTCAAGCGTGCCGTCGACGGCGTGAACTTCACGGTCCAGCAGGGCGAGATGGTCGGCTACCTCGGCCCCAACGGCGCGGGCAAGTCCACCACCATCAAGATGCTCACCGGCATCCTCGTCCCCACCTCCGGCACGGTCACGGTCGCCGGTGCCACGCCCTGGCGGGACCGGTCCCGCAACGCCCGCCGGATAGGCGTGGTCTTCGGCCAGCGCAGCCAGCTCTGGTGGGACCTGCCGCTGCGCGACTCGCTCTGGCTGATCAGCCGCCTCTACGACGTACCGGAGGCCCGGTTCCGCGAGCGGCAGCGGCAGTTCAGCGAGGTGCTCGGCCTCGGCCCGTTCCTCGACACCCCCGTACGCCAACTCTCCCTGGGCCAGCGGATGCGCGGCGACCTCGCCGCCGCGATGCTCTACGACCCGGACATCCTCTACCTGGACGAGCCGACCGTCGGGCTCGACGTCATCGCCAAGGAGCGGATACGGACCTTCGTCGGCGAGCTGAACCGCGAGTCGGGGACGACGGTCGTCCTCACCACCCACGACCTCGACGACGTCGAGGAGCTCTGCGACCGGATCATCCTCATCGACCATGGCAAGGTCGCCTACGACGGCGCGGTGGGCGAGCTGAAGACGCGTTACGCCCCGCACCGCGAACTCGTCGTGCAGACCGACCGGTTGGAGAGCGTCGAGGGTGCGGAGGTCGTCCGCCGCGAGGACGGCAAGGTGTGGCTGCGCTTCGACCCCGTACGCACTCCGCCCGCCGAACTGGTGGCCGCGGTGCTGGCCCAGCACCAGGTGACCGACCTGTCGATCGTGGAACCCGAGCTGGAGAGCGTCATCCACCGGATCTACGCGGACCGCGGATGA
- a CDS encoding GntR family transcriptional regulator, which yields MRKEWGVVRDFQPLRRRGIQRLAREQWGTGRSVWEADLGDGRELVVDQVEVREGAAPESVARVLGLGAGERAWVRSRRFVLDGKPVLLSTSYLPASLVGGSAITQPDTGPGGIYARLAELGHRPVRFREEIRSRMPLPEEASKLSLPAGTPVMLVCRTAFAEEGRRPVEVNDMVLDAAAYVLEYDFDA from the coding sequence GTGCGGAAGGAGTGGGGGGTGGTCCGGGACTTCCAGCCGCTCAGGCGGCGCGGGATTCAGCGGCTGGCGCGTGAGCAGTGGGGGACCGGGCGCTCCGTCTGGGAAGCGGATCTCGGCGATGGCCGGGAACTGGTCGTGGACCAGGTGGAGGTGCGTGAGGGGGCTGCACCGGAGAGCGTGGCGAGGGTGCTCGGCCTTGGGGCGGGGGAGCGGGCCTGGGTCAGGAGTCGCCGGTTCGTGCTGGACGGTAAGCCGGTGCTGCTGTCGACGTCGTACCTTCCCGCGTCCCTGGTCGGGGGCTCAGCCATCACTCAGCCGGACACGGGCCCCGGAGGCATCTACGCACGGCTGGCCGAGCTGGGCCACCGGCCGGTCCGCTTCCGGGAGGAGATCCGCTCCCGTATGCCTCTGCCGGAGGAGGCGTCGAAGCTGAGTCTTCCGGCCGGGACGCCCGTCATGCTCGTCTGCCGGACCGCGTTCGCGGAGGAGGGCCGCCGTCCCGTGGAGGTCAACGACATGGTCCTCGACGCGGCGGCCTATGTACTGGAGTACGACTTCGACGCGTGA
- a CDS encoding DUF397 domain-containing protein, with amino-acid sequence MKTESPRWFKSSYSSNGGDCVEVAANLVASQGIVPVRDSKCVDGPVVGVRTAAFSAFVAGVQAGALDAV; translated from the coding sequence GTGAAGACCGAATCCCCCCGTTGGTTCAAGTCCTCCTACAGCTCGAACGGCGGTGACTGCGTCGAGGTGGCCGCCAATCTCGTCGCCTCGCAGGGCATCGTCCCGGTGCGTGACTCCAAGTGCGTGGACGGTCCGGTGGTCGGCGTCCGTACCGCCGCGTTCTCCGCGTTCGTCGCGGGCGTGCAGGCCGGAGCGCTCGACGCCGTCTGA